TCATTTTGCCTCTACTTTCTATTAATATTCACACACAAGGTACCAACATCACCAAACGTGAAAACTGTCTACACATCAACCAAAAACAGATCCCGAAATACAGGattagaaagaaaacaagggaTCGCAAGGGAGATCACTGACGAAAAGTGAAAACACTGAAGGGGTGGTGGGTGTTGGCAAAAGTAAGTAAAGGAAGATAAAGTagagaaaaggaataaacaGGTaagtacacacacacacaaatacacaaatacacacatacacacatatatatttatattcatcTAAGAGGCAGGAGAGTGACTTTTAGAGTAAGAGAAAGTGTACGTGGCGACCGGCCCAGCGGCGGTGTGGAGGGCTTTTGAAGGAAGTTAAGGTATGGCTCATATATCCGTTACTGACACCCATTTCCGTGTCCTGGGAATTCCACGTGGTTGTGATGAGACGGCGCTGCGCAAAGCCTTCCGACAGAAGGCCCTCAATCTTCACCCCGATAGGAATCCAAATGGCGCGGATGAGTTTAAGAAAGTAAATGAAGCGTACGAGGCCTTGCAGCAGCATTTCCGTCGTAATGGAGGCCGTGATGTGTTACCTCATGCACCACCCTCCAATGCAGGCACCGGCTTTCAATACGCCCGACAGGCGCGGGAACCGCCGTGCCACTTCACAGAGGAGGAACTGTTTGGATGTTCCCCCGGTGGTTTCTCCCATGAGCGTCGGGGTTACGGGGCGAAATGTTATGCGCGGTTTGGTGGAAGACGGTGGCAAGCCAGCGGCAACAGCGGTGATAACAACGTCGGTGGTGGTATCGATTTAGACGGCGGCTCCATGCCTTTTGGGGGTTTTCCTGTTGGATCAAAGGAGGAGCATCAACGCGTGGATGAGCGTTGGCGTCAAGCCCATGGCAGGCGAGTACCTGTCAGCGGTTATTCTTACGCCCGTGGTGGTGCTGCCTCATGCCACGCGAGGTCTCACCCATTTTCTCATAATCataatcaacaacagcaacaacaacaacagcggccACCACAATCCTCTTCACCTCCATTTAATGGTGCAAGTGGAAGTCCAATGACAGAACCCAAACCAAATGGAGGTGAGAAAGCGAGAGGAACAGGGGAgggaagcagcagcgctggtggtggtggtggtggtgccgcaGGCAGCAATGACAAAAGTTACACTCATGCAAGCAGCAGCCCTCCTTCTTATGACGGGTCTTATACTCAACAACCTAATGAGAAGAGGATGAGCAGCGATGAGTTGTATCGGGAATGGGAGCGACTCATGCGAGAATTTGATAGCAAAACATCCGCAACAGGTGGAGCATTCCGCGACCCATGTGAATGGGAATGGGACAACAGCGATACTAGCGTCGTCAGTGATGGTGAAGATAGTCAAGACacggatgatgatgataatgatgatgatgataatgatgatgatgataatgatgaggAGAATTATGTTGTtaacaagaagaaacacCCCGCTTCTTCAAGTAGCCGCCGGGCGAGGACGTGCTCTAGTCGCTTTAGTGAGCGTAACAGGTTGAATGAAACCCACATGCGTAGTATCATTGAGGAGAAGATTCAGTTAAAAAAGATACTTTTCACCCAACGTTACACTCCGGATCCTGCGGATGTGGCGCTAATGAGCGATAATGAAGTTTATGTATTATGCGAGGTGCTTCGTGATGTGGAGCAGCGTATGCAAAAGGTGCTTGTAGGGCGCCTGACTAAAGGTCTTTGTAGCCGCTGCATGAAGGCTCCGAAGATGCAGGGCTCAAAATTATTCACTTGTGGTCACGCATCCGTTTGTTCTGAGTGCGCATGCACGTGCGCGGTATGCCCCATTTGTGCGGCTACGAGTCGTCGTTAATTGATATGCGTTTTTGGTTTTGAAaattgcgttttttttcttttttcgggTGTTGGAAATTTAGAGGGCATTTCTCGCAGTGGAGGAGGCGCTGCGTACATTTAtgacttctctttttctttttttttttttaaaaaaaaaagagaacaaaaacaaaaagaaaaagaaaaaggaaaacaaaaagaaaaaggaaaaggaaaagggaaagagaggtagggcagaggagaaaaaggttgtggtggtggaggatGAGTTTAGATgcgaaaacaataaatattaGGATTGAGAAGTGAGATGCGAGTAGAGTTTGGATTATTGCGTCAATTAGGTGATAAAACATGTGGGGTGAGGGACGCTGAGGTGTAACATGAAActaagggaaggggaactACACAAATACAAGCAATGATATGTAGGCATTTGCATTTGCGCAtgaatgtaaaaataaatatgttcAAACGTGAATGcatgaggggggggggatgtgTTGTGGGGAGTTGAAAGGATGGGATTACTGATGATTTTATTACTCGATGAgcattacaaaaaaaaaaaaagagaaaaaaggggatttcttgtatcttttttttttctcctcatttCCACACCAAAAGGTAGTCAAAAACGTTGGGACGGGATTATGTGCCGGTGGGCTCCAATGCGGtgcatcattttttttcttttttttctttttagttacttttattattattattattatatggCCACAGCCACGGCTAtggtcatcatcatcatcatcatcatcactaccATTGTGATCCTTGTAGTTTCCCGGATTCCTTTTAAGTGTTTGAACCTTTTCACTCCCCTGTGATGCACTTCTGTTGTTTGAGTGTGCAGAGGGGGCATGATTAAATAGttaaagaatttttttttattctaaaaaaaaaaagtagatcaaagaaacaaacaaacaaacagagaaGCGCAAAAGGGATTCACCTGTAAGCACCACTGCGGTTCTCCGGGATTTCACATTCAGGAATCGAAACTTCAcgtctttttccctttttccctcttctcttctcttctctgtACCACCCAATTAAGGCAAACACATATGGTGTGTATATTTGCCCATAGTTACATTGGGGGTTGAATGGATGTGGTGTGAGGGCAATGTTATGAATGAGTAAAGATAAAAGTGTcagtgcgtgtgtgtgtgtgtggcgaGACCATATTTTTCGGAATCACGGTTGGTGgtttttgattttctttttttgatttttctttttctttttttgtttttgtttctttccctccttttctcactctttctttttcccctgtttTCGTCATTTGTCGTTCATTGCTATTTATCATCATCGTTAATATtgctattatttttcttatttatttattttcaaaTGATAGCCTTAAATTGTTTTGGTgccccttttgtttgttcccgCTAATCCCTCAGCCCTTTTCCCAAACCATTTATCCCCCTGTGAAATTTCTCATGAAATGACATTAGACACTTAAAATGTACGTGTGGAAGTTGTCTGTCATTTGTCATTTGTCATTTgtcatttgttgtttgtatatttttACATTGATATGAGAgcaaaaaacaccaacaaaaaaaaacaaaaaagaaggacgATGATGAAATTAAGTGAATACGTCACTTTAATGGAGGGATGAGTCATGAaagtttcccttttcctgttactcatttttttttttcagttttcaCCTTCTCCCCGAAAGTTTTATTCCCGCTTGCGACTGTcgccttccttttcttcttttcttctttcttttcctgttgttattgttgttacgGCATCCAATCCATGTACTAATACCACAACTCGCCGTTTTCTcgattcttttttcttttctcttttttttactgtttcgttccgctctttttttttttaaattatttgaAATGTGctaatccttttttttcttttctttatttgtttgtgagTTTATCCCCCCCTGTATTTTAGCCCCtcctcatatatatatatatctatatctatatctatattatTTTACATGCGGTCACAATCAGCTTCACTTttacttccctttctcttttatatTCCTGTAGTTGCACGttcaataatattataattattgaAATGATTGTTGCGACTATTGTTCTTTCCGTGCTGTTAAAGGCTACGAGGGTTATGgacaatttattttttttagtcATTACTGATGTTTAAACAATTTCActacataaaaaaaaaataataataatgtaatattattatgtttgtcatttattatttctcATCATTAcgtttctccctctttttctctctctttctcgtgtttttttcctttcataaaAGGTAGAATATTCATTGCTGAATCCAAACCGTCCGTCAGTGTAAAGTATTTGgacataaacataaaaaaaaaaaagacacacgCGCACACGTACACACGCAGCTGTGTACAGTAAAAGCCGAATCAAACGTgctctcgtttttttttcccacccCGTcctgactttttttttttttcgttgtcattttttcctcAGCGAtcggaacaacaacaacaacaccaacaaaaaagaaaacaaaaggaggggaggatTTCTTGAGCAGAGTTGTGTGACTGCTCAGTGAGATTTTTGAGGTGAACAGCCATCAAAGTTTCAGATACGGGTGTGATAAACTCATACGGAAGGAAAGCctgaaagagaaagaaaaggaagggaattgACGTtggtatttgtgtttgaacaAAGGATAAGGGTGATttagaagagggaaagaaggggaaaaaaagaaactaaaagaaaaaaaaacaaagaaaaggaaaaaagagaattggATTATAGGGAAGTAGgcggaaagaaagaagaggatagtGAGAttagaaggaaagagggaagacaAAAGCAGGAGGCCGTAAAAGAATAGAACTGGTGCCTTCCTGTGCAGGTGGGTGCGTGTTTCCACACTCTTGGGAGCAAGGggacatacatacatattgataaggagggagagagaaggtaaaaggaaggaagaagaaggaaaaccacaacaaaaaaaaggaagtaaccGAACACAGCGGCCGTGGGGTTTGTCAACGACTGTCACTTTCACTTGAGTGAAGGGACgttataacaacaacaacaataacaaagggAACACAGGGCAAAAATCCAAGTTGAAAATGGAGAACGACTATCCCGTTAACCTGCGAGTGGATATCGCTCCTGAAGATGGCACGGTTATGCTTCCCGGAAGCATAACCATCACCCGCACCACCGTTTCCGTGTTCAAGTTGCGTGAATCCACGGATGAGGAGCCGCTGTTTATTGGCGTGTGCTCCGTCCCATTAATTAAGTTCTCCCGCTGCCCCAGTACAGTCTTTCCGAGAACCGATGCCCTTTTGCTGACGAGCGTCTCGGGGCATCTTTTTATTAACGCCGCCCTCACAGCTGGAGTGGTGCCACCAGAGGAAAGTGGGCCCGGGACCCCGAGCTCTAGTGCCAGTGACATCGCACGCAGTCATGCATCAGGAACCCGGCGAGACTCTGTTGATGAGCGCCGTAAGAAAATTGACAACCCCGGCCTTTGGACACGACTACGGCTGGAGTTTCGCGACAACGACGACTGCGACCGCTGCGTTGAGGCCCTCCTCGCGCGCCACGCAGAGGAGCTTAATTCACGCGGTACATCATCCACAAGTTCCCTTTCTAAGTCTCACTCCCAAAACGATGTTACGGGTGCGTCACGTAGTCGCAGGGATTCTTCCATGCGCACACACAGTGGCCCACGGCGCAGTACACACAGCGAATCGACCAGGTCAACGGAGAGTTCGATGAGGAGCACACAGGAGGACTTAGTCCGAAGTTCGCGCGGTGGAGAGAGCCGCAACAGTCGCGGTGATGCAAGCAGATCTGGTGGAACTCCATTAAGAAGTGCGCCAGATGACTCCCGACGTTCCCGTGGACCAAAGAGCCATTCCGTCCGCAGCAACCCAACAAGAACGGGTGGGACTCCGTCGAGCGGNNNNNNNNNNNNNNNNNNNNNNNNNNNNNNNNNNNNNNNNNNNNNNNNNNNNNNNNNNNNNNNNNNNNNNNNNNNNNNNNNNNNNNNNNNNNNNCTCCCTTAAGGAGCGCGCATAACGAAACGGCCCGCAATAGCCGCAGTGAGGCAAGCAGATCTGGTGGAACTCCATTAAGAAGTGCGCCAGATGACTCTCGACGCTCCCGCGGCCCGGAGAGCCATTCCGTCCGCAGCGACACGACAAGAACGGGTGGGACTCCGTCGAGGGGTGGGCCAGATGATGTTCGGCACTCTCGAGGCCCTGATAGCCATTCCAGTCACAGTGAGCTGAGCAGGTCTGGTGGAACGCCCCCACGAAGTGCGCCAGATGCTATGTTCCGACATTCCCGTGGCCCCGATAGTCAAACTACCCGCAGTGAAGCGAGCAGGTCGGTCAGGAGCTCCTCAAAGCACTCACCCGCTGGTGCAGGCAGATCAACGGGAACGACTAGGTCAAGTGGAACAGCCCTTCCCGCCGGAGCTGGTGTCAGCGAAATGATGCACACGTGCCGCAGCGGACCGACGTACATGGAGGGCTCATGCACGAGTTCTAATGCCCGCCGAAACGGTGGGATCCATCACGGGTCGGACCGGACACCCATCCGTGCTGGTCGAGGTCCCGCGGACGGCGATTCCGAATCAGATGCAGCCTCATCGGCTGTGGACATCCGACGGCATGGCCGGAGCAGCGTAACCAGTAGCGCCAGCAGGGGCAGTGGTTTGGACAGCCAACCCTTAACTCCTAGCGGGAGCGAAGTGGGGAGGCAGAAGCGCCGTTCAGGTTCCCCAGCAGACTTCCACACTCCCAACAGCAAGCGGCGGGATTCTCAGTCGGAGTACTCACAGGACAGTCAGTTAACCCCCCGTGGCCTCCCGAATCGCAGCCGGGGAGACGGCAGTTATAGAGAGGCGGATTCCGTAAGCGAGCTACGGACACCACGGAGCTCGTTAAGGGAAGGGAGCCGCGACGGCTATGGAACAAGGGCTCCAGGCACCGCAAGGGATGCACCAAACGCAGCCCAGTCCCCATACAACATCCGCCGACATTCACTCAACAGCACTGGAACAAGCACGATGCAAACATCAGTGATCGACTCCATCGTGGGGGGCGGCCATGATAGGGGGCGTGCCCACAGCCAAGCAACGTCCGCAAGAACGACACCGTACAACTCTCGCAGCCCACCCGGCCACCCATCCACGGGCAAAAAGCGCACGGAGCTGCAGTATTTCCTGCGATGCATTCTCAAATTTATGCACCACCGTCTCCATTTCATGCAATACTTACACAAGGAGGTCGTCTTCGAGGCTTACCTCCACGAGGAGGCGCGGCTGCTCGGCGGACGCCCCCGATCGCGTTCGATGCGACGTTCCTCCCGTGCCACCTCCGCCAGTCACAACGCCAGCCGCATGAGTGCCTCACCGCGCCGCTCATTGATCCCTCCTGGTCTGGAGGAGGCTCATCGGCTCCGTGAGATCGAGGACCGCCTTCGCGAGGTGGAGAATTTGCACCGCACGACCGAACTGGAGCGAGCTGAGTTGGAGAGGCGGCAGCGTGAATTTGAGGAGGAGCGGCGAGATTTCGAGAGGCGCCGTCAGGAACTGGCCCACCAGCGCCTAGAGGTACAGGATTTGTTGCGAGAAGTTGGGGATAGGTGGAGGGATGGTGACCGCATGGGTGGTATGGGCAGTGGCATCAACAGGTTTGACTACCTGAGTGATCAGAGACCTCGTGACAGCTACGGTTATGGTGAGGGCATCGGATCTCGCCATTCTTCACATCACAGTAGGCAGCGTGATAGTGACACCCTTTCAGTACCTACAGGAGAGGCTAAGTTGCTTTTGTCCTCGCAGAAGCCTCCGGCATTAGAGGAGGCGTTGGATGAGGCCGATTACCCCACTGCTTTTGTGGATCGTTACGTTTACGGTGATGAGTGGAGAATGTTGCTCCCCAAGCGCGAGATGGAGGTTCGTTTCAATGCCCTCGTCGACACATGCATCGCCCTTAAGCTCCCACGCCGCCTTGTGACAATTTTAACCGTGTCCGTGGAACAACCGGGACTGCGGGTTACAGCAGAGGTTCGCCACAACCCAGAAACCCTGTCACGCGATGTGTTGACGCGTCGCTTCACCACGCAGCCTCTCCGCTTTCTCCAGCGGCTTTATGATCTCCGCCACTACTACGCCATGGACGATACGGTTGCAAACGCACCGCAGCGGAGCCTGCCACGTGGGTCGCGGGGAACATCACGAGGCACGCCGCTTCAAGGTAGCCGCGTGCTCCCAGGTGTGATACCGCGGGTGAATGAAAACAGCGGTATTTATGATGAGTCCAGCGACGACGATCTGATGGGCGACAACGCGATGGTGGACCCGATGGCTCGCATGCGTGAGTTTCAGCGAGGTGCTGAACGCCGCCGCCTCCAGCGTGAACTCGAGTCAGCGAATATGCgtgaaaaaaagcaagccacacagcagaagcagcgtAGATTTCAGCAATTAGAGCAGCTGGAGCAGGAGGAATCGATGGGCCGCAGCAGCATTGTGCTTGCCGAGCTACAAACCCGCCGCTCAATGTTTGCATCTGCTGTGTTCAGGCAGCGTCCCAGCGCCATTACACTAAGACGACagctggaggaaaaggaacaagTGGAGCGTTCTTTGCTTGAGGTGGGGTACGTCCGGCAGACGCAGGTGCTCATGCAGGCTCATCGCCGTAATCTCAATTTTGTTCGCCTCCTCATGCACGAGGCTGAGCGTCGCTTGCGTCATGTGGAGCTTGAGCGTGAGGCTCGCATGGAGTTGGATATCATGATGAATCCCACACGGTGGGTAAAGTCCGTGTCGCTGCCGGAGGTGAATGAGCGCACGCGGCGGCAGAGGCTTGTTGCTGCAGAGATGAAGCAGCGGATGCACATATACGCGAACATCCGGAGTTTTGTGGCCGATGCCGTGCAGAGTGAAATTGACACACTGATCAGCGACGAGATGGCCGCACGTTTGGTGCTCGGTGCGGATGAGATGAAGTCGCGTATAGATCTTTACAGCTGGAGCCAGGCACCCGGCAGCATTTACACACCTCGCTCAGCCGCAATAGCCGCTGCAGGGCGTCAGGGGATTCCACCGCAAGCATTACATGCTCTTTTTGCGGAAGAATCCGTTGAGCGCGTTCACTTGGGCAACGATGAGTTGCGCCGCCGCCACCTTTACCAGCGGGAGTACATCATTACAACAGAGGATGCAGCCCGCAATGACATTGAGCTAGAGGAACTGGATGAGCACGTTACCATGTTGGATGGGCTCGTGCAGAAGAACCGTAAAATGTTGGAGCGCCGCCGCCAGGAGCAGCAGCGATCAATTAAACTCCTCAGCGAGGAACAGTACTACCGTAAGAGTATCATAAATGACGAGCAGGACGAGTTTGAAGAGTTTATGGAGCAATTTGATGCAGAGATTAATGATATGATTATGACGGAGGCTTCACAGTTAGGCCCAGCACATGACATTGATAGTCCTTCCCGTCGCCGCCGCGTCCCCAGCACTCCACGACAGGCAAAATTGTTCCACTACATGTCTTTTGTGCCTGAAGACATGGATCATGTCCCCACTGCCAACTTGGCCATTGAAGGGATGCTTGGTTGCAGCATTAATAAGAACTTGGAAGTAACATGTATTGCCCGGCCACTTCCAAAGGCAGAAGCGGAGGAACTTCAATTCCAAGCAGGTGATATGATACTTGACGTGGCTGGATATTCCCTCCACTCGCTCTCTCATCTACGTGAAGTACTTGCGAATCGCGCGATGCAAATTCAGCATGAAGCGCGTGAAGAATTTGATGATGTACCGGAAGATGAGCTTCTCACAAATCCGGCACTGCAGAAGTACATTGAAGTGCTTTGCGAGCACCATAACTTCCTCGTGCAGGTGCTGCGTGGTTGTGATATCTTCCAAATCATTGTGAAGTCCTAAACGATGGAAAGTGCAATTAATCGCTTGAGTGACTGGAACTGTGTGTAAAGTAGAAGAAAAGTAATTGGGGAGGAGAcgacaaataaaaggagaATTAGATATGGCTTTTTCTTATGTTTTAGATGGAGCCAAAGAGCTTGgcacaaggaaaaaggtATGAGccaatgtatatatatatatatatatattaaacgTATTGATAACTCCGTTCTATGAGATGaaaggggtaaaaaaaaaaggaaaagaagagagggaaaaaagagtgacAGCGTGGCAGTGAATTATACATGCCATTCCGCacacattttcattttttgtcacCCCAATGGGGTCTCTCTGTTGTTGCCTCCTTGTTGGAAATGGCCGGCAGGCATTTTAAAGGCGACGGGGTTCATATAtgagtgttgttgttgttgttgttgtttttcttgcttttcgctttaaaatataaatgaataaaaagtGAGAgtgaaagagaagggaacgaaaagaagaaaaaaaaagtagatcAAGCAGACAAACGGactaaaacgaaaaaggaaaagaaaataaatgagagGAAGCGCGGCActtccatttccatttccatttgagtatatatatatatatatctccCTCTTCACATTTGCGAAGcatgaaacaaataaacaaagagaagaagaaaaaaaagatatgggGTGAGTTGAGATCATAATAATTTACTACAATTACTGTTATGAtggttatttttattactgtTGTCAAGTCAACACAAGGAGAGGATTAGAGGcgtgaaaaggagagaaaacaaattttGAAATATAaagcacttttttttttgttgctgttgttgttgttgtcgatgTTGATGAATTTTGATGatgttccctcctttttttaaaaaaaatttaactacctatttatctatttatctatttatttagttatctttctttccttctttgttttatttttattttgtgtccTACCGTTTTGATTTGACTCTTTCCGTTGCTATATTTCCATTTATTAGACGTAATGAAGTGTTTTGAAAGATACAAGAaagacaagaaaagaaa
The genomic region above belongs to Trypanosoma brucei gambiense DAL972 chromosome 1, complete sequence and contains:
- a CDS encoding chaperone protein DNAj, putative, whose amino-acid sequence is MAHISVTDTHFRVLGIPRGCDETALRKAFRQKALNLHPDRNPNGADEFKKVNEAYEALQQHFRRNGGRDVLPHAPPSNAGTGFQYARQAREPPCHFTEEELFGCSPGGFSHERRGYGAKCYARFGGRRWQASGNSGDNNVGGGIDLDGGSMPFGGFPVGSKEEHQRVDERWRQAHGRRVPVSGYSYARGGAASCHARSHPFSHNHNQQQQQQQQRPPQSSSPPFNGASGSPMTEPKPNGGEKARGTGEGSSSAGGGGGGAAGSNDKSYTHASSSPPSYDGSYTQQPNEKRMSSDELYREWERLMREFDSKTSATGGAFRDPCEWEWDNSDTSVVSDGEDSQDTDDDDNDDDDNDDDDNDEENYVVNKKKHPASSSSRRARTCSSRFSERNRLNETHMRSIIEEKIQLKKILFTQRYTPDPADVALMSDNEVYVLCEVLRDVEQRMQKVLVGRLTKGLCSRCMKAPKMQGSKLFTCGHASVCSECACTCAVCPICAATSRR